The following proteins come from a genomic window of Meleagris gallopavo isolate NT-WF06-2002-E0010 breed Aviagen turkey brand Nicholas breeding stock chromosome Z, Turkey_5.1, whole genome shotgun sequence:
- the LOC104914867 gene encoding potassium/sodium hyperpolarization-activated cyclic nucleotide-gated channel 1 — MMRRAFETVAIDRLDRIGKKNSILLQKFQKDLNTGVFNNQENEILKQIVKHDREMVQTIAPVSLQHMPALNSSSSTTSSSRVRTQSPPVYTTGSLSHGNLHSPSPSTQTPQQAVILSPCSYTTAVCSPPVQSPPGPAELSIMPHPQPRSSLSCSSSLRRPSCHQALHPRMRSTRAPRPSTTPT, encoded by the exons ATGATGAGAAGGGCCTTTGAAACAGTGGCAATTGATAGACTTGACAGGATAG GGAAGAAGAACTCCATCCTCTTGCAGAAATTCCAGAAGGACCTCAACACAGGGGTGTTCAACAACCAGGAGAACGAGATTCTGAAGCAGATTGTCAAGCATGACAGGGAGATGGTACAGACCATCGCCCCGGTGAGCTTGCAGCATATGCCCGCgctgaactccagcagctccaccacCTCCTCGTCGCGCGTCAGGACGCAGTCCCCTCCTGTTTACACCACTGGCAGCCTGTCCCATGGTAACCTGCACTCCCCCTCACCCAGCACGCAGACACCCCAGCAAGCCGTTATTCTCTCGCCCTGCTCCTACACCACTGCCGTCTGCAGCCCACCAGTACAGAGCCCCCCTGGCCCGGCCGAACTTTCCATTATGCCTCACCCACAGCCTCGCAGCTCTCTCtcatgcagcagcagcctcaggcGCCCCAGTTGCCACCAGGCACTGCACCCAAGAATGAGGTCCACAAGAGCACCCAGGCCCTCCACAACACCAACCTGA